The proteins below are encoded in one region of Maribacter aestuarii:
- a CDS encoding Gfo/Idh/MocA family protein — protein MGTRRSFIRNTSLASAGLFAVPSFATKIYSPADKLNVALIGVGLRGTNHLENLLLRKDINVTAICDTDPTRITIAKDLINKSGGKVPQLFGDNPYDYRNLLELKEVDAVIIATPWLWHTRMAVDAMKAGKYAGVEVSASNTLEECWDLVNTHEATGSHLMILENVNYRRDILAVLNMVKQNVFGELVHFRCGYQHDLRHVKFNDGKTAYGKGAEFGEKGISEARWRTEHSVKRNADVYPTHGLGPVAVMADINRGNRFMSLTSHATKAIGLHNYIVDVGGKDHPNAKVRFKQGDVITTTIDTANGETIIITHDCNLPRPYSLGFRVQGANGLWEVDGNRIYVEGQSEPHQWDEATAWLDRYDHPLWKKYGEYALDAGHGGMDFFVLNSFVESAKENLVPPMDAYDAAAWSAVTPLSEASIDNNGEPQDFPDFTRGMWIKRDPYKWMKETY, from the coding sequence ATGGGTACCAGAAGAAGTTTTATAAGGAATACATCTTTGGCAAGTGCTGGATTATTCGCCGTTCCTAGTTTTGCTACTAAAATATACAGTCCTGCGGATAAACTTAATGTCGCCTTAATCGGTGTAGGATTAAGAGGGACAAATCACTTGGAAAATCTCTTGTTGCGGAAAGACATAAACGTTACTGCCATCTGCGATACGGACCCAACAAGGATAACAATAGCCAAAGATTTGATTAACAAATCAGGAGGTAAGGTACCGCAACTTTTTGGAGATAACCCTTATGATTATAGAAACCTTTTGGAGCTTAAGGAAGTAGACGCAGTTATTATTGCCACTCCGTGGTTATGGCACACTCGTATGGCGGTAGATGCAATGAAGGCCGGAAAATATGCTGGAGTTGAAGTCTCCGCTTCAAATACTTTGGAGGAATGTTGGGACTTGGTAAATACGCATGAGGCCACGGGTTCCCATTTGATGATTTTGGAGAACGTAAATTACCGAAGGGATATCCTAGCCGTATTGAATATGGTAAAACAAAATGTATTTGGAGAACTAGTTCATTTTAGATGTGGCTACCAGCATGATTTACGTCACGTAAAATTCAATGATGGCAAAACAGCTTACGGAAAAGGAGCGGAATTTGGGGAGAAAGGAATATCTGAAGCGAGATGGAGAACTGAACATTCCGTAAAACGAAACGCTGATGTTTACCCGACCCATGGTCTTGGTCCTGTAGCCGTAATGGCGGATATTAATAGGGGCAACCGTTTTATGTCGCTTACTTCCCACGCAACAAAGGCCATAGGATTACACAATTATATCGTAGATGTCGGAGGAAAGGACCATCCAAATGCAAAAGTGAGGTTTAAACAAGGCGATGTTATCACTACAACCATTGACACGGCCAATGGCGAAACGATAATCATAACTCATGATTGTAATTTGCCTAGGCCCTATTCCTTGGGTTTTAGGGTACAGGGAGCGAACGGTTTATGGGAGGTAGATGGAAACAGGATTTATGTTGAAGGACAATCTGAACCGCACCAATGGGACGAGGCGACCGCATGGTTGGATAGGTATGACCATCCACTTTGGAAAAAGTACGGGGAATATGCCTTGGATGCAGGACATGGAGGAATGGATTTCTTTGTATTGAACTCTTTTGTGGAATCTGCCAAGGAGAATTTAGTTCCCCCTATGGATGCTTACGATGCAGCTGCCTGGAGTGCCGTTACCCCGCTGTCCGAAGCATCCATTGACAATAACGGGGAACCACAGGATTTTCCGGATTTTACAAGAGGCATGTGGATTAAAAGGGACCCGTACAAATGGATGAAGGAAACCTATTAG
- the hemN gene encoding oxygen-independent coproporphyrinogen III oxidase gives MCGLIQKYNIPGPRYTSYPTVPYWDIHSFSGKKWEGSVRKSFEESNPNEGISLYIHLPFCESMCTFCGCHKRITKRHDVELPYIQSLLKEWSLYCNLFAERPIIKELHLGGGTPTFFSPENLKILIKGIFKKADKAGEYEFSFEGHPNNTTRIHLQTLFDLGFKRVSFGVQDYNKTVQQAIHRVQPYENVKNVTHWAREIGYTSIGHDIIFGLPHQTVEHVTETIMKTKALMPDRLAFYSYAHVPWLKGNGQRGFKDADLPNAEVKRKQYEAGKILLNEVGYKEVGMDHFALTKDNLYKTFETGGLHRNFMGYTASKTQLMLGLGASSISDSWYGFAQNVKGLEEYQHLVQNNIIPIFRGHMLTREDEIVRRHILNLMCQMETSWTTEETHFEALPQVLERLQEMQRDGLLALTQNDLIVTEKGRAFVRNICMAFDLKLHRKTPETRLFSMTV, from the coding sequence ATGTGCGGTCTTATACAAAAGTACAATATACCAGGGCCAAGATATACCAGTTACCCCACAGTCCCATACTGGGATATACATTCTTTTTCCGGTAAAAAATGGGAAGGGTCGGTGAGGAAAAGCTTTGAGGAGTCCAATCCAAATGAAGGAATAAGCCTTTATATTCATTTGCCATTTTGCGAAAGCATGTGTACGTTTTGTGGTTGCCATAAGCGCATTACCAAAAGGCATGATGTCGAGTTGCCTTATATACAATCCCTGCTAAAAGAATGGTCACTTTATTGTAACCTTTTTGCGGAACGTCCAATCATAAAAGAATTACACTTGGGCGGAGGTACACCCACTTTCTTTAGTCCGGAAAACTTAAAAATATTGATAAAGGGTATTTTTAAAAAAGCGGACAAGGCTGGTGAATATGAGTTTAGTTTTGAAGGTCATCCCAATAATACGACTAGGATTCATTTACAAACCTTATTCGATTTAGGCTTTAAGCGGGTTAGCTTTGGGGTACAAGATTACAATAAGACGGTTCAACAAGCCATTCACAGGGTACAACCTTATGAGAATGTAAAAAATGTGACGCATTGGGCACGTGAAATAGGCTATACCTCCATTGGTCATGATATTATTTTTGGTCTGCCGCATCAAACGGTGGAGCATGTGACCGAAACAATTATGAAAACCAAGGCCTTAATGCCAGACAGGCTTGCTTTTTATAGTTATGCACATGTCCCCTGGTTGAAAGGAAATGGTCAAAGAGGATTTAAAGATGCTGACCTTCCCAATGCTGAAGTTAAACGCAAACAGTATGAGGCGGGAAAGATTCTCTTAAATGAAGTGGGGTATAAAGAGGTAGGCATGGATCATTTTGCACTGACAAAGGACAATCTGTATAAAACCTTTGAAACAGGCGGCTTGCACAGAAACTTTATGGGCTATACGGCATCCAAAACACAACTTATGTTAGGTTTGGGCGCTTCCAGCATAAGTGATAGTTGGTACGGCTTTGCGCAGAACGTAAAAGGTTTGGAAGAATATCAACATCTGGTCCAAAATAATATTATTCCCATTTTTAGAGGGCATATGTTAACTAGGGAAGATGAAATTGTGAGAAGACACATATTAAATTTAATGTGCCAGATGGAAACTTCTTGGACAACTGAAGAAACGCATTTCGAGGCTTTACCCCAGGTTCTTGAAAGGTTACAGGAAATGCAACGAGACGGTTTACTGGCTCTTACTCAAAATGACCTTATAGTTACCGAAAAGGGGAGGGCTTTTGTACGTAACATCTGTATGGCCTTTGATTTAAAGTTACATCGGAAAACTCCGGAAACCCGTTTATTTTCAATGACTGTTTAG
- a CDS encoding nucleotidyltransferase family protein: protein MTLLLMAAGSGSRYGKLKQFDQLGPNGEFLMEFAIYDALKNGFKQIVVITKAENVSFLNDYLKKRLPENITLNVLAQELTDLPEGVTFNGERKKPWGTAHAVWTARDVINGPFVVINADDFYGQSAYENAATFMSSSLNDSAYALLGYTLKDTLSEHGSVSRGVCKVKGEDLISVQERIKLVQKGEIIKDEDTGLEFTGDEQASMNFWVCRPSIFDKIESEFRLFLKDENRIANSELYLPFTIQEMLQDGEIEVKCIPAGGEWFGVTYASDKEKAVKSLQDKTEKGQYISPLWN from the coding sequence ATGACACTACTTTTAATGGCTGCGGGAAGCGGTAGCAGATACGGTAAACTAAAGCAATTTGATCAACTTGGCCCCAATGGGGAGTTCTTAATGGAATTCGCTATTTACGATGCCCTTAAAAATGGTTTTAAACAAATAGTGGTCATTACGAAAGCGGAGAATGTTTCTTTTCTAAACGATTATCTAAAAAAGAGACTTCCAGAAAATATTACCTTGAACGTTTTAGCACAGGAACTTACAGATTTGCCGGAAGGAGTTACGTTCAATGGAGAACGTAAAAAACCATGGGGAACGGCTCATGCGGTTTGGACCGCTAGGGATGTAATTAACGGACCGTTTGTTGTTATAAATGCTGATGATTTTTATGGGCAGTCCGCTTATGAAAATGCGGCAACTTTCATGAGCTCTAGTCTAAACGATAGTGCATATGCGTTATTGGGATATACCTTAAAGGACACCTTATCCGAGCATGGATCTGTTTCAAGAGGCGTTTGCAAGGTAAAAGGCGAGGATTTGATCTCGGTACAAGAACGCATAAAATTGGTTCAAAAAGGAGAGATAATCAAAGACGAGGATACGGGCCTGGAATTTACAGGAGATGAGCAGGCGAGCATGAATTTCTGGGTTTGCAGACCCTCCATTTTTGATAAGATAGAATCTGAGTTCAGGCTTTTTTTAAAAGACGAAAACCGGATAGCTAATAGTGAGCTTTACCTTCCTTTTACAATTCAGGAGATGCTTCAAGACGGTGAAATCGAGGTAAAATGTATACCGGCCGGAGGTGAGTGGTTTGGTGTAACTTATGCGAGCGACAAGGAAAAAGCTGTAAAAAGCCTTCAGGACAAAACTGAAAAAGGACAATATATTTCTCCTTTATGGAACTAA
- a CDS encoding Gfo/Idh/MocA family protein: MKKNNSRRSFLKKATLGSAAMTTAPLVLASSFDEKIILSRDYSHHQFSFNDQINLALIGSGIQGIYDTQAALGVNGVKLVAACDLYLGRLERAKELWGNDVMVTRDYRKILERKDIDAIIIATPDHWHQKIAIEALGAGKHVYCEKPMIQKFEEGDALIKAQKESGRIMQVGSQGMSSLGNEKAKQLYEEGAIGDVVMLDMYNDRYSAEGAWQYPIPPDANPNTVDFDTFLGNAPKTPYELKRFFRWRNYKDYGTGVAGDLFVHAFSTLNHIISSNGPNRALTTGGLRYWNDGRDVPDVTITLYDYPKTDTHAAFNAAFRINFIAGSGGGGGFKLVGTEGEMEIGQNYVKLTRSKLGMVPGGYSMVAFTEETQEKIRNEYDAKNLESRASSLSTGTTTWEAPRDYKGGHYDHFNNFFTAIRTNGKVVQDPTFGLRAAGAALLANESYYKKRPVDWDPELMKLI, encoded by the coding sequence ATGAAAAAAAATAATTCCAGGAGATCCTTCCTTAAAAAGGCAACCTTAGGTTCTGCGGCAATGACAACAGCCCCGCTCGTACTTGCATCATCGTTCGATGAAAAAATAATTTTATCACGCGATTACAGTCACCACCAATTTTCTTTTAACGACCAAATCAATCTCGCATTAATAGGCTCGGGTATTCAAGGAATATATGACACGCAGGCGGCACTAGGAGTCAATGGAGTAAAATTGGTCGCTGCTTGTGATCTTTACCTGGGAAGGCTGGAACGTGCCAAGGAACTATGGGGCAACGACGTAATGGTTACCAGGGATTACCGGAAAATTTTAGAGCGAAAAGATATTGACGCCATAATTATCGCCACTCCCGACCATTGGCACCAAAAAATTGCGATTGAAGCTTTAGGAGCTGGCAAACATGTGTATTGTGAAAAACCGATGATTCAGAAATTTGAAGAAGGTGATGCGCTTATCAAAGCCCAGAAAGAGAGTGGAAGAATTATGCAGGTAGGAAGCCAAGGCATGTCATCTCTTGGTAATGAAAAAGCAAAACAACTCTACGAAGAAGGAGCCATTGGGGATGTTGTAATGTTGGATATGTATAATGATAGGTATTCCGCAGAAGGTGCTTGGCAGTATCCCATACCGCCAGATGCCAATCCAAATACCGTTGATTTTGATACCTTTTTGGGTAATGCTCCTAAAACACCTTATGAATTGAAGCGTTTTTTCCGTTGGAGGAACTATAAAGATTATGGAACCGGAGTTGCGGGAGATTTGTTCGTTCACGCATTTTCCACCCTTAACCATATCATAAGCTCGAATGGCCCTAACAGGGCTTTGACTACAGGCGGTCTTCGCTATTGGAACGATGGGCGAGATGTGCCCGACGTGACTATTACCTTGTATGATTACCCCAAAACTGACACACATGCGGCTTTTAATGCAGCGTTTCGCATCAACTTTATTGCCGGTAGCGGAGGTGGTGGTGGATTTAAGCTGGTAGGTACGGAGGGAGAGATGGAGATTGGTCAAAACTATGTGAAACTAACACGGTCTAAACTTGGGATGGTTCCAGGCGGCTATTCCATGGTTGCCTTTACGGAAGAAACGCAAGAGAAAATACGAAATGAATACGACGCTAAAAATTTAGAGTCTAGGGCTTCTAGTTTAAGCACCGGCACCACCACTTGGGAGGCTCCAAGAGATTATAAGGGTGGCCACTATGATCACTTCAATAACTTTTTTACCGCAATTCGCACTAACGGAAAAGTAGTACAGGACCCAACTTTTGGTTTACGGGCTGCCGGAGCGGCGTTACTTGCCAACGAAAGTTACTATAAAAAGCGTCCTGTGGATTGGGATCCGGAGCTTATGAAATTGATTTAA